The Aggregicoccus sp. 17bor-14 genome includes a region encoding these proteins:
- a CDS encoding prepilin peptidase: protein MTPAEIALWTALGVALVIAVATDLLRQFIPTALTAVLLFGALALRLLLEGVGSLDSGLLSGVVAAAGLALVLLPFTRGGGMGAGDVRLMAGVGAAVGFPAVLAVAGFVSLMAFFQAVVTLLWQGAVAETLGAMLQRWAVRAGLRPEGSAAPVRRRVPFSVAVLLGCAWTWVWRSGRVG from the coding sequence ATGACGCCCGCCGAGATCGCGCTCTGGACAGCGCTGGGAGTAGCCCTGGTGATTGCGGTCGCGACGGACCTGCTGCGCCAGTTCATCCCGACGGCGCTCACGGCCGTGCTGCTCTTCGGAGCGCTCGCGCTGCGGCTGCTGCTCGAGGGCGTGGGCTCGCTGGACTCCGGGCTGCTCAGCGGCGTGGTGGCCGCGGCGGGGCTCGCGCTCGTGCTGCTGCCCTTCACGCGCGGCGGAGGCATGGGGGCGGGCGACGTGCGCCTGATGGCGGGCGTGGGCGCGGCCGTGGGGTTTCCGGCGGTGCTCGCGGTGGCGGGCTTCGTGTCGCTGATGGCCTTCTTCCAGGCCGTGGTGACGCTGCTGTGGCAGGGCGCGGTGGCCGAGACGCTGGGCGCGATGCTGCAGCGCTGGGCGGTGCGGGCGGGACTGCGGCCGGAGGGGAGCGCGGCGCCCGTGCGCCGCCGGGTGCCCTTCAGCGTGGCGGTGCTGCTGGGCTGCGCGTGGACGTGGGTGTGGCGCAGCGGGCGGGTGGGGTAG
- a CDS encoding FHA domain-containing protein — translation MMEQTKRPARQVGIADHLWETFELMAEQMGSEREALINQALFTFARLNGFLEAASAAPRSSAGAAAAAVPRTPAFAPAPAPVRHAPLQHPKTAPGLPAAEAAPAAEDERSHREEDGALPLPGAAEPAAASIEPDAAPVQLPAPAAAAAEPGLQLYLMTESGELDKITKDRFVIGRGKHCDFVINSGKVSREHAVIVRDGDAYFIEDLGSSNGTWFNKQRIKRRRVEEGDEYFVCNEKIKLVLR, via the coding sequence ATGATGGAACAGACGAAGCGTCCGGCACGCCAGGTCGGGATTGCCGACCACCTGTGGGAGACCTTCGAGCTCATGGCAGAGCAGATGGGCTCGGAGCGGGAAGCGCTGATCAACCAGGCGCTCTTCACCTTCGCGCGCCTCAACGGCTTCCTCGAGGCGGCGAGCGCCGCGCCCCGCAGCAGCGCAGGCGCCGCCGCAGCGGCCGTGCCTCGCACGCCGGCGTTCGCGCCCGCGCCGGCCCCCGTGCGCCACGCGCCCCTGCAGCACCCGAAGACGGCACCGGGCCTGCCCGCGGCCGAGGCCGCGCCTGCCGCGGAGGACGAGCGCTCGCATCGCGAGGAGGACGGGGCGCTGCCCCTGCCGGGCGCCGCGGAGCCCGCGGCGGCGAGCATCGAGCCCGACGCCGCGCCCGTGCAGCTGCCCGCACCCGCTGCGGCGGCCGCGGAGCCCGGCCTGCAGCTGTACCTGATGACCGAGAGCGGTGAGCTGGACAAGATCACCAAGGACCGCTTCGTCATCGGCCGCGGCAAGCACTGCGACTTCGTGATCAACTCGGGCAAGGTGAGCCGCGAGCACGCCGTCATCGTGCGCGACGGCGATGCCTACTTCATCGAGGACCTCGGCTCGTCCAACGGGACCTGGTTCAACAAGCAGCGCATCAAGCGCCGCCGCGTCGAAGAGGGCGACGAGTACTTCGTCTGTAACGAGAAAATTAAGCTCGTGTTGCGCTGA
- a CDS encoding YncE family protein has product MRPHFLTPALLFLATCSSELPRRNPPLDSFAYPSALVHVKVPGKDNGLLYVTSSNFDKLYDTGAVMAVDLDALSTALPAFERTDKPVVGPRDAPTPLNVGDGGRVFVQSMTGDMALWTSPSDGQSYLFVPSRSEGDLLQVVQANGTQLKCVGTDSLDCQSHAITLTTAEGVTNGQPGAPAPFGVTVGQGADSELWVTHLMSALVEKGTNRQATATTYVLRTDAQEVVKALQDPTKHGLLQLPPDQFLPLTVGASLAGAHAVALGPDYAFLSGRSVTSGQGTAGAPPFLLRAIRRTDPPLALDAGLRASYPDIEARGLALNATGTRLYLAGRATGSTLIVAHVNSTPTTLGVTVVRAIDTLPPGASAVKVISRGTPTQPRGDLVLITCSSAGVLAIYDDEVGDIVAQVPELGLQPYALAVDERIIDPLTQQKGARVYVANFADGRVSVIDIDDVDKPQGARVVARLGALQACASDNRENCLEGSP; this is encoded by the coding sequence ATGCGCCCACACTTCCTGACCCCCGCGCTGCTCTTTCTCGCCACGTGCAGCTCCGAGCTGCCGCGGCGCAACCCCCCGCTCGACAGCTTCGCGTACCCGTCCGCACTGGTGCACGTGAAGGTCCCAGGCAAGGACAACGGCCTGCTGTACGTGACGAGCAGCAACTTCGACAAGCTCTACGACACCGGCGCGGTCATGGCGGTGGATCTGGACGCGCTGTCCACCGCGCTTCCGGCCTTCGAGCGCACGGACAAGCCGGTCGTGGGGCCGCGCGATGCGCCCACGCCGCTCAACGTCGGCGACGGCGGCCGGGTCTTCGTGCAGAGCATGACCGGGGACATGGCGCTCTGGACCTCGCCGAGCGACGGCCAGTCCTACCTCTTCGTGCCCAGCCGCTCCGAGGGCGACCTGCTGCAGGTGGTGCAGGCGAACGGCACCCAGCTCAAGTGCGTGGGCACCGACAGCCTCGATTGCCAGAGCCACGCCATCACGCTCACCACGGCGGAGGGCGTCACGAACGGCCAGCCCGGGGCGCCCGCGCCCTTCGGCGTGACGGTGGGGCAGGGGGCGGACAGCGAGCTGTGGGTCACGCACCTGATGTCCGCGCTGGTGGAGAAGGGGACGAACCGCCAGGCCACCGCGACCACCTACGTGCTGCGCACGGACGCGCAGGAGGTGGTGAAAGCGCTGCAGGACCCGACGAAGCACGGCCTGCTGCAGCTCCCCCCCGACCAGTTCCTGCCGCTCACCGTGGGCGCCTCGCTCGCCGGTGCGCACGCGGTGGCGCTGGGGCCTGACTACGCCTTCCTCTCCGGCCGCTCGGTGACGAGTGGGCAGGGCACCGCGGGTGCGCCTCCCTTCCTGCTGCGCGCGATCCGCCGCACCGACCCGCCGCTGGCGCTGGACGCGGGGCTTCGCGCCTCCTACCCGGACATCGAGGCGCGCGGGCTCGCGCTCAACGCGACGGGAACGCGCCTGTACCTCGCAGGCCGGGCGACCGGCAGCACGCTGATCGTCGCGCACGTCAACAGCACGCCCACCACCCTGGGGGTCACGGTGGTGCGCGCGATCGACACGCTCCCTCCGGGTGCGAGCGCCGTGAAGGTGATCTCGCGCGGCACCCCCACCCAGCCGCGCGGCGACCTGGTGCTCATCACCTGCAGCAGCGCCGGCGTGCTCGCCATCTACGACGACGAGGTGGGCGACATCGTGGCGCAGGTACCGGAGCTGGGCCTGCAGCCCTACGCGCTCGCCGTGGACGAGCGCATCATCGACCCGCTCACCCAGCAGAAGGGCGCGCGCGTGTACGTCGCGAACTTCGCGGACGGCCGGGTGAGCGTGATCGACATCGACGATGTGGACAAACCCCAGGGCGCGCGCGTGGTCGCGCGGCTCGGCGCGCTGCAGGCCTGCGCGAGTGACAACCGGGAAAACTGCCTGGAGGGCTCCCCGTGA
- the glyS gene encoding glycine--tRNA ligase subunit beta translates to MARDLLLEIGAEEIPASFIGPALEDLTRVITTRLAEARLAHGAVRTFGTPRRLAVLVQGVADASEDVTREVLGPSAKAAYDKDGKPTKAAEKFAESVKLPVEKLARTQTAKGEYLAAKVEEKGRPAAQLLPEVLHAAVHGINFRKSMRWGDVETAFARPVQWIVALLGADVLPVVFGDVKSGRTTHGHRFLAPDGIELKAPADYEAALERAHVVADVSKRRALVVERVSAAAKKAGGALLEDEALVDQVTNLVELPNPVVGSFEERHLDLPAEVLVQEMKSHQRYFSLVDAKGKLMPRFIAVSNTPVRDEQLSLRGYQRVLRSRLADGRFFFDEDRKTPLEARVEKLARVVWQGKLGSYAEKVARFRSLAAELARRTGHADQVSTIERAATLAKADLVTGMVGEFPELQGVMGREYARAGGEPEPVALAIFEHYLPRSASDSLPTQDAGALIGIADRLDTLCGIFAIGKGPTASADPFALRRACLAVINIVLARGYRFSLSQAVDAALEQLQPKVADVKRKAGEPSVREQVLEFFRGRLKALWTEQHRADVVEAVLAVGFDDLVAAQRRLQALSPLVGRADFAPLAVAFKRVANIVEKQGKGVSGGEVSPQRFTDEAERHLHSAFTQARGRVAESMKTDDYAAALKEITGLKPAVDTFFDKVMVMAEDKDLRENRIRFLTEIGTLFNQVADFSKIQAELSA, encoded by the coding sequence GTGGCGCGTGACCTGCTGTTGGAGATCGGCGCGGAGGAGATCCCCGCCTCGTTCATCGGCCCGGCGCTCGAGGACCTGACGCGGGTCATCACCACGCGCCTCGCCGAGGCGCGGCTCGCCCACGGCGCGGTGCGGACGTTTGGAACGCCGCGGCGGCTCGCGGTGCTGGTGCAGGGCGTGGCGGACGCGAGCGAGGACGTGACGCGCGAGGTGCTGGGGCCCAGCGCCAAGGCGGCCTACGACAAGGACGGCAAGCCCACCAAGGCGGCCGAGAAGTTCGCCGAGAGCGTGAAGCTGCCGGTGGAGAAGCTCGCGCGCACGCAGACGGCGAAGGGCGAGTACCTGGCGGCGAAGGTGGAGGAGAAGGGGCGCCCCGCGGCGCAGCTGCTGCCCGAGGTGCTGCACGCCGCGGTGCACGGCATCAACTTCCGCAAGTCCATGCGCTGGGGCGACGTGGAGACGGCCTTCGCGCGGCCCGTGCAGTGGATCGTCGCGCTGCTGGGCGCCGACGTCCTGCCGGTGGTGTTCGGCGACGTGAAGAGCGGCCGCACCACGCACGGCCACCGCTTCCTCGCGCCCGACGGCATCGAGCTGAAGGCGCCCGCGGACTACGAGGCGGCGCTGGAGCGCGCGCACGTGGTGGCGGACGTGAGCAAGCGCCGCGCGCTCGTGGTGGAGCGGGTGAGTGCTGCGGCCAAGAAGGCGGGCGGCGCGCTGCTCGAGGACGAGGCGCTGGTGGACCAGGTGACGAACCTGGTGGAGCTGCCCAACCCGGTGGTGGGCTCCTTCGAGGAGCGGCACCTGGACCTGCCCGCCGAGGTGCTGGTGCAGGAGATGAAGAGCCACCAGCGCTACTTCAGCCTCGTGGACGCGAAGGGCAAGCTGATGCCGCGCTTCATCGCCGTGTCCAACACGCCGGTGCGCGACGAGCAGCTGTCCCTGCGCGGCTACCAGCGCGTGCTGCGCTCGCGGCTCGCGGACGGGCGCTTCTTCTTCGACGAGGACCGCAAGACCCCGCTCGAGGCGCGCGTGGAGAAGCTCGCGCGGGTGGTGTGGCAGGGCAAGCTGGGCAGCTACGCGGAGAAGGTGGCGCGCTTCCGCTCGCTCGCGGCCGAGCTCGCGCGGCGCACGGGCCATGCGGACCAGGTGTCCACCATCGAGCGCGCCGCCACGCTCGCCAAGGCGGACCTCGTCACCGGCATGGTGGGTGAGTTCCCCGAGCTGCAGGGCGTGATGGGGCGCGAGTACGCGCGCGCGGGCGGCGAGCCCGAGCCGGTGGCGCTCGCCATCTTCGAGCACTACCTGCCGCGCTCGGCGAGCGACAGCCTGCCCACGCAGGACGCGGGCGCGCTCATCGGCATCGCGGACCGGCTGGACACGCTGTGCGGCATCTTCGCCATCGGCAAGGGGCCCACCGCGTCCGCGGACCCCTTCGCGCTGCGGCGCGCGTGCCTCGCGGTGATCAACATCGTGCTCGCGCGCGGCTACCGCTTCTCGCTCTCGCAGGCGGTCGACGCCGCGCTCGAGCAGCTGCAGCCCAAGGTGGCGGACGTGAAGCGCAAGGCGGGTGAGCCCAGCGTGCGCGAGCAGGTGCTCGAGTTCTTCCGCGGCCGCCTCAAGGCGCTGTGGACCGAGCAGCACCGCGCGGACGTGGTCGAGGCGGTGCTCGCGGTGGGCTTCGACGACCTGGTGGCCGCTCAGCGGCGCCTGCAGGCGCTCAGCCCGCTGGTGGGCCGCGCGGACTTCGCGCCGCTCGCCGTGGCCTTCAAGCGCGTGGCGAACATCGTGGAGAAGCAGGGCAAGGGCGTGAGCGGCGGCGAGGTGAGCCCCCAGCGCTTCACGGACGAGGCCGAGCGCCACCTGCACTCCGCGTTCACCCAGGCGCGCGGGCGCGTGGCCGAGTCGATGAAGACGGACGACTACGCGGCGGCGCTCAAGGAGATCACCGGCCTCAAGCCCGCGGTGGACACCTTCTTCGACAAGGTGATGGTGATGGCCGAGGACAAGGACCTGCGCGAGAACCGCATCCGCTTCCTCACCGAGATCGGCACCCTGTTCAACCAGGTGGCCGACTTCTCGAAGATCCAGGCCGAGCTGTCGGCGTAG
- the glyQ gene encoding glycine--tRNA ligase subunit alpha, translating to MYFQDLILTLQNHWARQGCIITQGYDLEVGAGTMAPSTFLRALGPEPWNVAYVQPSRRPADGRFGENPNRLFQHHQFQVILKPAPKNVQELYLDSIRAIGIDPREHDIRFVEDDWESPTLGAWGLGWEVWCDGMEVTQFTYFQQCGGFECKPVAAELTYGLERICMYLQNVENVFDIEWVKGVKYREVFHPNEVEMSEYALHASDAAQLFALFDSYEKECKRLIELKLPLPAYDFALKCSHTFNLLDARGAISVTERANFIKRVRDNARLCAEGYLQMRERLGYPLLKTQWTVGQQPPVLEGKPASDYWKTVKLNKAEEETTRGA from the coding sequence ATGTACTTCCAGGACCTCATCCTCACGCTCCAGAACCACTGGGCCCGCCAGGGGTGCATCATCACCCAGGGCTACGACCTCGAGGTCGGCGCGGGCACCATGGCCCCGTCCACCTTCCTGCGCGCCCTGGGCCCCGAGCCCTGGAACGTGGCCTACGTGCAGCCCAGCCGCCGCCCCGCAGACGGGCGCTTCGGCGAGAACCCGAACCGCCTGTTCCAGCACCACCAGTTCCAGGTGATCCTCAAGCCTGCGCCCAAGAACGTGCAGGAGCTCTACCTGGACTCCATCCGGGCCATCGGCATCGACCCGCGCGAGCACGACATCCGCTTCGTGGAGGACGACTGGGAGTCGCCCACGCTGGGTGCCTGGGGCCTGGGCTGGGAGGTGTGGTGTGACGGGATGGAGGTCACCCAGTTCACCTACTTCCAGCAGTGCGGCGGCTTCGAGTGCAAGCCGGTGGCGGCGGAGCTGACGTACGGGCTCGAGCGCATCTGCATGTACCTGCAGAACGTGGAGAACGTCTTCGACATCGAGTGGGTGAAGGGCGTGAAGTACCGCGAGGTGTTCCACCCGAACGAGGTGGAGATGAGCGAGTACGCGCTGCACGCCTCGGACGCGGCGCAGCTGTTCGCGCTCTTCGACTCGTACGAGAAGGAGTGCAAGCGGCTCATCGAGCTGAAGCTGCCGCTGCCCGCGTACGACTTCGCGCTCAAGTGCTCGCACACCTTCAACCTGCTGGACGCGCGCGGCGCCATCTCGGTGACCGAGCGCGCCAACTTCATCAAGCGCGTGCGCGACAACGCGCGCCTGTGCGCCGAGGGCTACCTGCAGATGCGCGAGCGGCTGGGCTACCCGCTGCTCAAGACGCAGTGGACGGTGGGCCAGCAGCCTCCCGTGCTCGAGGGCAAGCCCGCGAGCGACTACTGGAAGACCGTGAAGCTCAACAAGGCCGAGGAGGAGACCACCCGTGGCGCGTGA
- the recO gene encoding DNA repair protein RecO — protein sequence MERYADEALVLSTVDYGEADRLVTLFTREHGKLTAFAAGARKSKRRFAGALEPFMRIGVQLVETRGSTVRLDSADIRAGYYAVREDLSLIARALHAVELSRELTRDHEPHPELFELLEGYLGKLDAKEAGPTSLIAFELAALAHAGLMPRFDSCSLCGGEPGERPRFDAAHGGAVCEPCSARAREASAVAPGLLQGLRALQEGQRTPLPAEQRARARTLLNAFLAHHIGRRLRSVDFMAQVGLD from the coding sequence ATGGAGCGCTACGCGGACGAAGCCCTGGTCCTCTCCACCGTGGACTACGGCGAGGCGGACCGGCTCGTCACCCTCTTCACCCGGGAGCACGGCAAGCTGACGGCGTTCGCCGCCGGCGCGCGCAAGAGCAAGCGCCGCTTCGCCGGGGCGCTCGAGCCCTTCATGCGCATCGGCGTGCAGCTGGTGGAGACGCGCGGCAGCACCGTGCGGCTGGACTCTGCGGACATCCGCGCCGGCTACTACGCCGTGCGCGAGGACCTCTCGCTCATCGCCCGCGCCCTGCACGCGGTGGAGCTCAGCCGCGAGCTCACCCGCGACCACGAGCCGCACCCGGAGCTCTTCGAGCTGCTCGAGGGCTACCTCGGGAAGCTCGACGCGAAGGAGGCGGGGCCCACCTCGCTCATCGCCTTCGAGCTCGCGGCGCTCGCGCACGCGGGGCTGATGCCGCGCTTCGACTCCTGCAGCCTGTGTGGAGGGGAGCCGGGCGAGCGGCCCCGCTTCGATGCCGCCCACGGCGGCGCGGTGTGCGAGCCCTGCTCTGCGCGCGCGCGCGAGGCGAGCGCGGTGGCGCCGGGGCTGCTGCAGGGCCTGCGGGCGCTGCAGGAGGGCCAGCGCACGCCGCTGCCGGCGGAGCAGCGGGCGCGCGCTCGCACGCTGCTCAACGCCTTCCTCGCCCACCACATCGGGCGGCGGCTGCGCAGCGTGGACTTCATGGCCCAGGTCGGGCTCGATTAG
- a CDS encoding helix-turn-helix transcriptional regulator, which translates to MDHIDFGRFLTQQRELRGLSRDEVAQATKIPPTLIAALETGQVERLPARIFVLNYIRAYAQVIGMEPEEAVLRYEEMDKTVPSEPPPAALEHARRTRAWVGLALTLVLAALIVGGLLLASGKLGHPFGG; encoded by the coding sequence GTGGACCACATCGACTTCGGACGCTTCCTCACCCAGCAGCGCGAGCTGCGGGGCCTGTCTCGCGACGAGGTGGCGCAGGCGACGAAGATCCCCCCCACGCTCATCGCCGCGCTGGAGACCGGCCAGGTGGAGCGCCTGCCCGCGCGCATCTTCGTGCTCAACTACATCCGCGCCTACGCGCAGGTGATCGGCATGGAGCCCGAGGAGGCGGTGCTGCGCTACGAGGAGATGGACAAGACCGTCCCCTCCGAGCCGCCGCCGGCCGCGCTCGAGCACGCGCGGCGCACCCGGGCCTGGGTGGGGCTCGCGCTGACGCTGGTCCTGGCCGCCCTGATCGTGGGCGGTCTGCTGCTCGCTTCCGGGAAGCTCGGCCACCCCTTCGGCGGTTAA
- the tgl gene encoding social motility TPR repeat lipoprotein Tgl: MSRPAALRTALVSLLALAAAATGCSHTPTEREQQGSESRYDLGVLAQQQGRIQEAYTEFQRAVELNPDNADAHHAMGVLLHLAFNRPEEAIKHYEKAIEVRPTFSEAKTNLGNVYLSLQRYDQAVKLYKEALNDMLYPTPYIAQNNLGWALYKKGDKAQALQNIKAAVTTNPQFCLGYKNLGLIAEEGGDAAESCRQYARYREACPDAADALKREGVCQARAGQVEAAKSSFTTCEAKAQAQDLKDECRQLAEQL; the protein is encoded by the coding sequence ATGTCCCGTCCCGCCGCCCTCCGCACCGCGCTCGTCTCCCTCCTGGCCCTCGCCGCCGCCGCGACGGGCTGCAGCCACACCCCCACCGAGCGCGAGCAGCAGGGCTCCGAGAGCCGCTACGATCTCGGCGTGCTCGCCCAGCAGCAGGGGCGCATCCAGGAGGCGTACACCGAGTTCCAGCGCGCGGTGGAGCTGAACCCGGACAACGCGGACGCGCACCACGCGATGGGCGTGCTGCTGCACCTGGCCTTCAACCGCCCGGAGGAGGCGATCAAGCACTACGAGAAGGCGATCGAGGTGCGGCCCACCTTCTCCGAGGCGAAGACGAACCTGGGCAACGTGTACCTCTCGCTGCAGCGCTACGACCAGGCGGTGAAGCTGTACAAGGAGGCCCTCAACGACATGCTCTACCCCACGCCGTACATCGCCCAGAACAACCTGGGGTGGGCGCTGTACAAGAAGGGGGACAAGGCGCAGGCGCTGCAGAACATCAAGGCGGCGGTGACCACGAACCCGCAGTTCTGCCTCGGCTACAAGAACCTCGGCCTCATCGCGGAGGAGGGGGGCGACGCGGCGGAGTCCTGCCGTCAGTACGCGCGCTACCGCGAGGCCTGCCCGGACGCGGCGGATGCGCTCAAGCGCGAGGGCGTGTGCCAGGCGCGCGCGGGGCAGGTGGAGGCGGCCAAGAGCAGCTTCACCACCTGCGAGGCGAAGGCGCAGGCCCAGGACCTGAAGGACGAGTGCCGCCAGCTCGCCGAGCAGCTCTAG
- a CDS encoding social motility and stimulation tgl protein codes for MFTIDPRYRGLPTTREQVASLHQSINSPHVAIPGKAAGPAQAFIVGLRVAAGLRVFVYLYLGETADCAVYVSDAGAVPAARYADEEGEALAFVESLGFMMDDARFRTLPPAQQDELLRTLPAFLKDPSLVAPGKAPRSRAEEKRSAAAQLGRLLASF; via the coding sequence GTGTTCACGATCGATCCCCGCTACCGCGGGCTGCCCACCACCCGCGAGCAGGTGGCGTCGCTGCACCAGTCGATCAACAGCCCGCACGTGGCCATCCCCGGCAAGGCGGCCGGGCCCGCCCAGGCCTTCATCGTGGGGCTGCGCGTGGCGGCCGGCCTGCGCGTCTTCGTCTACCTGTACCTGGGCGAGACCGCCGACTGCGCCGTCTACGTCTCGGACGCGGGCGCCGTGCCTGCGGCGCGCTACGCGGACGAGGAGGGCGAGGCGCTCGCGTTCGTCGAGTCGCTCGGCTTCATGATGGACGACGCGCGCTTCCGCACCCTGCCGCCCGCGCAGCAGGACGAGCTGCTGCGCACGCTGCCCGCCTTCCTCAAGGATCCCTCGCTCGTCGCGCCGGGCAAGGCGCCGCGCAGCCGCGCGGAGGAGAAGCGCTCCGCCGCCGCGCAGCTGGGCCGCCTGCTCGCTTCCTTCTAG
- a CDS encoding lytic transglycosylase domain-containing protein — protein MRSAIPARGEAFFRWIHAWSAGCAKLPLFAGLALVLAARVGATLEALAPPAPVELAVEAPSPDAAIIDTVLTKRAPAFGLTLRRQLGQAIAEEAGRAGYDPLLVLALIDVESDFDEGAVSDKGARGLMQIKPSTLHFLAEKQGLRLSREEVAADPALCVRLGIRYLRNLHDRFGDLDLALMAYNAGPDRIRQAMKEGELDVFRRYPRLVRRDFRRFREGEGLGGDWALAQRELEDAAAAE, from the coding sequence TTGAGGAGCGCCATCCCCGCGCGCGGGGAGGCGTTCTTCCGCTGGATTCACGCCTGGAGCGCCGGGTGCGCGAAGCTTCCGCTGTTCGCGGGGCTCGCCCTGGTGCTCGCCGCGCGCGTGGGGGCGACGCTGGAGGCGCTCGCCCCGCCGGCCCCGGTGGAGCTCGCCGTGGAGGCGCCGTCCCCGGACGCGGCGATCATCGACACCGTGCTCACCAAGCGCGCGCCCGCCTTCGGCCTCACCCTGCGCCGGCAGCTCGGCCAGGCGATCGCCGAGGAGGCGGGCAGGGCGGGGTACGATCCGCTCCTGGTGCTCGCGCTGATCGACGTGGAGAGCGACTTCGACGAGGGCGCCGTCTCGGACAAGGGCGCGCGCGGGCTGATGCAGATCAAGCCCAGCACGCTGCACTTCCTCGCCGAGAAGCAGGGCCTGCGCCTGTCGCGCGAGGAGGTGGCGGCGGACCCCGCGCTCTGCGTGCGCCTGGGCATCCGCTACCTGCGCAACCTGCACGACCGCTTCGGGGACCTGGACCTCGCGCTGATGGCCTACAACGCCGGGCCGGACCGCATCCGCCAGGCGATGAAGGAGGGCGAGCTGGACGTGTTCCGCCGCTACCCGCGCCTGGTGCGCCGCGACTTCCGCCGCTTCCGCGAGGGCGAGGGGCTGGGCGGCGACTGGGCCCTCGCCCAGCGCGAGCTCGAGGACGCTGCCGCCGCCGAGTGA
- a CDS encoding phasin family protein — protein sequence MDSPETPREKRPLAETFERLWGQALLAVSNAEEEAARAVQRVTGAAGWSQDEVRRHARELTERLVSQRRDLERNVEEGVRRALGRMKLPRREELQEVSARLERIAQRIQALEDTR from the coding sequence ATGGACAGCCCCGAGACCCCGCGCGAGAAGCGCCCCCTGGCCGAGACCTTCGAGCGGCTGTGGGGCCAGGCGCTGCTCGCGGTCTCCAACGCCGAGGAGGAGGCCGCCCGCGCGGTGCAGCGCGTCACGGGGGCTGCCGGCTGGAGCCAGGACGAGGTGCGCCGCCACGCGCGCGAGCTCACGGAGCGCCTGGTGAGCCAGCGGCGCGACCTGGAGCGCAACGTGGAGGAGGGCGTGCGCCGGGCCCTGGGCCGCATGAAGCTGCCGCGGCGCGAGGAGCTGCAGGAGGTCTCGGCCCGCCTGGAGCGCATCGCCCAGCGCATCCAGGCCCTGGAGGACACGCGTTGA